Proteins encoded by one window of Sorex araneus isolate mSorAra2 chromosome 3, mSorAra2.pri, whole genome shotgun sequence:
- the LOC101542314 gene encoding eotaxin-like has product MKVSSLILCLLLTATILSTQLLAQPGSPPATCCFSMVNKKIPNQLLQSYRRITSSRCPRKAVIFKSKRHKNICADPKDKWVQEAIRYLDQKSQTPRKA; this is encoded by the exons ATGAAGGTCTCTTCTCTCATTCTGTGTCTGCTGCTCACAGCTACCATCCTGAGCACCCAGCTTCTTGCTCAGCCAG GGTCTCCCCCGGCCACCTGCTGCTTTAGTATGGTCAATAAGAAGATCCCTAATCAGCTGCTACAGAGTTACAGAAGAATCACCAGCAGCAGATGTCCTCGGAAGGCTGTGAT CTTCAAGAGCAAAAGGCACAAGAATATCTGTGCTGATCCCAAAGACAAGTGGGTCCAAGAGGCCATCAGATATCTGGACCAGAAATCTCAGACCCCAAGAAAAGCCTGA